From Bombina bombina isolate aBomBom1 chromosome 1, aBomBom1.pri, whole genome shotgun sequence:
GCGAAAAGAAGTACTAATAAGCTCAGCttcaatatcttggaactcagtTTAGACAGGAAGACCCTCCCTCTATTAGGGCATGCACCAACAGCAGAAGAAAATATTCCCGCAGTGTGATAGATattgggacaatgactccaaaggtgtTCTCTGACAAGACAATCGCCCAGACAAGAAGCCTAGTTCCGGCCTCTAGGACtcctagatccatatgatccagtatcaagcacccatCCCAGATAATGCCTAAACAGGCCCAGCCTGTTAACTGGGATAGATGGGCCTACTGTACCGGAATCTATAAAGAAAAAACTCTCTTTCTCCTAAGTAGAAAGAAGGAACAGACCTAACTGAtatccacaacaggtcctgcctgtcatctatGATACAACATATCTTCCAGAACACTCCAGGGCTAAAACGAaacttcttaagttccagcaaagctagaacaactgaataatcaaaTAAATCAAGCTCCGCAGATTAAAATCTTCCTCGAAAatatcggtgggggggggggggggggacgacgaCTATCGCCCTGAGCAGAAATCTAtaagcttccaccggaagtctccaactatctcgaccatcaaagtcgaCAGTCTCAAATATTCCATGTGACGAAACGtctaagaagagtttctaaaacaatccagagctttaaaaaaaaaaaaaaaaaactatccggaATGGACTagcaaagtaaaaagaaaaaaggcaagTGCACAAAAGTGATAAGCTGAAAAGGAGTGTGTAaacaaaaacaggtcctgcctgtaaGATAATCTGATTTTGAGGAATAAGATTCAACTGAGCAGTACTGGAaatctctaacatcgccaaaacaccTCTCAGCAGTAAACacaggcgtgccaatctaaatgataagccctccgcagtcggaggacccaagtcagcagactccgaccctggaggttcttCCTCTGAAGCCTCATTGGGAACTGCATCCCCACAGGAATGATTGGACACCATTGTTATTTTACACAAATGTCCTTGGGCAGGAGAGCCCGGATTAACCCTTTGCTTGCGCATAGCAGGAATAGGCAACCTCGCTAAGgtcgtagagatggccatgcggaactgcatAGTAACCTCTGGTgaaaacaaaccccttacaggcgaaGGAGGATCAGAACTcaggaaaactgcatatgtaggaacagaatctagggaacacacctcactggacaaagagtcctcagaggcggatggctcagtggtctctaacatctcaacattggttgatgagaacactatATTGccgcatacggaacataattgagagggctggattacccaggcctcctcacaatatacacaggtatcaaattatgtatcggagggatccccctctaaattatCATAATCCTCCATAACTCCTATGACCCAGATAGATAGTGAAGATGCTAGTCTTCGCAGACACCTAGTCAGGAATCGGaagcggtaaaaaaaaaaaaaaaaacgtgaccatTCCCGGTcgcatggtgctcatgcaggacctgccTCTGCAAAGGAAAAAGCGTGCCAGCTTAAAATAAAGAAACTGcacagctctcaaaatgaaaataacctgtacgttccatatcagcctaagagcccaaacgttcttacacataagcacgAAAtcgcataacaaatatgattaaaaaaccccactgctcaataatccccctcaggagatattaaccattgacTCCGTAAAGATAAATGCGTCCCACTGTGACCCCGTCTTCTATCATTAACGTGTGTAAAATAaggaaactatcttaccggaatctatgtcactggtccttcaagtttgatagactgtagcagcgcttctgacatggacttgagtgaagaaagcaggcagcgaaactcgtcaacgcggattgcttaaggagctgttaatgagtctggaTGAGCTGGGGTGTCttatcctcctcctggtggccaggttctgtattcccacaaatggaatcaagccgtggactctcctcatattaagaaggaaagtagTATTTTGTCTAGGTTACTTGTCCATTCTGTGTTAAAGCTAAAGTGACACATTTGCATACGCACTATGAAGCCATAATTTACAAAGGCATCTTCCATGATTTAGTATTGATTTACACTGAACTAAATGTAGCATACAAAGAACAGGTATATAGGGGACGTTTCTACCTAACTTAAAAGTATTAGAAATTACCtgattaaataacaataaaaaaaataaaataattattttcttaccATGTATAGCAAGAATAGAGAGCCTCATGCACCTCCAGGCCAGGAGAACCAGGGGATCCTCATTTCTGTTATCACTAAGATCGGGAAATCCAGACATATCATTGACATCATTCATTAATATGAAATGTGTAAGGAATGCGTCATATTGCCTGGATATGAGGTCAACAACTGCTCCAGAAACACACGTAATATAGCTGTCAAAATGAATCCTCTCTAGTGGTATACTAGGTTTGAGGATTCTTAGCATGTCATCACTCTTTACATCAAAAGCCATCATATAGACTCGAAGATTAGCGCTGTTATGGGTAAGAGCTTTCCAATCATCATCTTCTGGCATATTCTCTAATGTTTTGTTCTTAAGTGAAGTGTTGTGAACCAGAAGAGAGAGTCTATGCAAAGGCACATGGTTGTTATTGGCCAACACTCTTGCCATTACTGCCGTAAAATCACAGAAGTCCAGAGCAAGGGAACGTAGACTAACAAATCTCTCTAACTCGATTGCAGTTATGAGAGTTGTATTTGCTGGAGTGTGGTTGTCTAATAAACTCAGATGTTCTATAGTGTTGGCGATTGGATTGGATAATGAAGACAAAGAGGTTGGAGTTACTATCTCAAGCATAAATCCACAAGAGAGCCATTTTAATTGTCTGCTGTTACCCAGTATCTCTTCAAAAAGCTGCTGTATCCTGtgaaaatacaatatacatattaataaTATAGATTGGGTATATTTCCATTCTAAACAAGAACCCATGAGGGGGTGTTAACATGCCAAATTCAATCTCTCTCTCTGAAGGACACTAAATCTGTGTGTACCACAAGGCATAAAGTAAACATACAACCAATTTAGCCACAGCTGCTACGTTATAAATTGAGAACCATCTAAGCATTGCATAGTATATTTTGACAGTAAATCTTTACTTtcaaaactaataaagttgattaTAACTTGCATATGAAGAATGTTGTGTATACttgaattttaaaaatactttattaaaagtttacttaaaactactaaaacaaaatattcatatattcattgaATTTATAAAAATAGGTAAAATAAATATATGGTGATAATATTGGTTATGACTTCAATGTGTACTGCaactattttttattattgaaCGTCTATAAAcaattaaggaccagattacgagtagagtgctatttagtgctttgcCCAACAGCGCTAATAGTAAACTTTTCGCACACGTCAGTTTGTGCCAgtattacgtgttgaaagtaaaaagctgtggagttaaagggacactaaacccacatttttttcttttttaattcagatagagcatgaatttactcctattatcaaattttcttcattctcttggtatctctatttggaatgcaagaatgtaagttaagatgccagcccatttttggtgaacaacctgggatgtccttgctgattggtggataaattcatcaggtctgaaccaaaaacaaaaaaaagcttagatgccttcttttttaaataaagatagcaagagaccaaagaaaaaaaaatgataataggagtaaattgcttaagttgcttaaaattgcatgctctgaatcacgatggcttaggatgtgtacccagtccagtctgagtgggggagaagagagagagagagagagagagaggagggggagggggggggggaaagagaggagggggaggggggggggaaagagaggagggggaggggggggggggaaagagaggagggggaggggacaAGAGAGAGGAGGGGGCGGCGGGGACAAGAGAGAGGAGGGGGCGGCGGGGGGAAGGGAAGTGAGAGGGGGGAAAGTGAGAGGAGGTggcggggggaagagagaggaggggcggggggggagggagaaagagaggagggggcgggggaagagaggagggggcgggggggggggaaagagagaggagggggcgggggggggggaaagagagaggaggggggggaagagagaggaggggcgggggaaaaagagagaggaggggggggaaagagagaggagggggggaaagagagaggaggggcggggggggaagagagaggaggggcgggggggaagagaggaggggggaagagagaggaggggggaaagagaggaggggggaaagagaggaggggggaaagagaggagagggaaggagagaggaggaggtgggagaagagagaggaggaggaggtgggagaagagagaggaggtgggggaagagagaggaggaggaggtggggggggggaagagagaggaggaggaggtggggggggggaagagagaggaggaggaggtgggggggggggaagagagaggaggaggaggtggggggggggaagagagaggaggaggaggtgggggggggaagagagaggaggaggtGGGGGAAAGagtggagggggggagagaaagagcgagagcaagagagcgagagcaagagaaagtgtcatgtaactcgttagtgttacaaggtttcaggtgtgaatgggcagCAGGTGGGTTAAATTTGGCGTTCACTCttgcactctctcatactggtcactggggggggggggaaggagagagaggagggggcgggggggggggaagagagaggaggggggcgggggggggggggaagagagaggagggggcggggggggggggggaagagagaggagggggcggggggggggggaagagagagagagggggcggggggggaagagagaggagggggcggggggggggggaagagagaggagggggcgggggggggggaagagagaggagggggcggggggggggggaagagagaggagggggcggggggggaagagagaggaggggggaaagagaggaggggggaaaagagaggaggggggaaaagagaggaggggggaaaagagagaggagggggggaaagagagaggagggggggaaagagaggaggggggaaagagaggagagggaaggagagaggaggaggtgggagaagagagaggaggaggaggtgggggaagagagaggaggaggaggtgggggaagagagaggaggaggagggggggggggggaagagagaggaggaggaggtgggggggggaagagagaggaggaggaggtgggggggggaagagagaggaggaggaggtgggggggggaagagagaggaggaggaggtgggggaagagaggaggaggaggaggaggtgggggaagagagaggaggaggaggtgggggaagagagaggaggtgggggaagagaggaggaggaggtgggggaagagagaggaggaggaggtgggggaagagagaggaggaggaggtgggggaagagagaggaggaggaggtgggggaagagagaggaggaggtggggggaagagtggaggggggggagagaagagcgagagcaagagagcgagagcaagagaaagtgtcatgtaactcgttagtgttacaaggtttcaggtgtgaatgggcagCAGGTGGGTTAAATTTGGCGTTCACTCttgcactctctcatactggtcactggggggggggggggggaaggagagagaggagggggcgggggaagagagaggagggggcggggggggggaagagagaggagggggcgggggggaagagagaggagggggcgggggggggggggaagagagaggagggggcgggggggggggaagagagaggagggggcggggggggggggggaagagagaggagggggcgggggggggggaagagagaggaggggggcggggggggaagagagaggagggggcggggggggaagagagaggaggggggaaaagagaggaggggggaaaagagaggaggggggaaaagagaggaggggggaaaagagaggaggggggaaaagagaggaggggggaaaagagaggaggggggaaaagagaggaggggggaaaagagaggaggggggaaaagagaggaggggggaaaagagaggagggggggaaaagagagagaggagggggggggggaaagagagagaggaggggggtggaagagagagaggagggggggggaagagagagagagagaggaggggggtggaagagagagaggaggggggggggaagagagaggaggggggggggaagagaggagggggggggggaagagaggaggggggggggaagagaggaggggggggggaagagaggagggggaaaaaagagaggagggggaaaaaagagaggagggggaaaaaagagaggagggggaaaaaaagagaggagggggaaaaaaagagaggagggggaaaaaagagaggagggggaaaaaagagaggagggggaaaaaagagaggagggggaaaaaagagaggagggggaaaaaagagaggagggggaaaaagagaggagggggaaaaaagagaggagggggaataAGAGAGGAGGGGGAATAAGAGAGGAGGGGGAATAAGAGAGGAGGGGGAATAAGAGAGGAGGGGGAATAAGAGAGGTggggaaagaggagggggagggggaaagaggagggggagggggaaagaggagggggagggggaaagaggaggggggaaaagagaggaggggggaaaagagaggaggggagagagagaggagggggagggggaaagaggagggggagggggaaagaggagggggagggggaaagagagaggagggggagggggaaagaggagggggagggggaaagaggagggggagggggaaagaggagggggaggggaaagaggagggggagggggaaagaggagggggagggggaaagaggagggggagggggaaagaggagggggagggggaaagaggagggggagggggaaagaggaggggagggggaaagaggagggggagggggaaagaggagggggagggggaaagaggagggggagggggaaagaggagggggagggggaaagaggagggggaggggggaaaagagaggaggggggaaaagagagaggaggggagagagagaggaggggggggagggaagagagaggaggggggggagggaagagagaggagggggggggagggaagagagaggaggggggggagggaagagagaggaggggggggagggaagagagaggaggggggggagggaagagagaggagggggggggagggaagagagaggagggggggggagggaagagagaggagggggggggggagggaagagagaggagggggggggggggggaagagagaggggggggggggggagggaagagagaggagggggggggggggagggaagagagaggagggggggagggaagagagaggagggggggggagggaagagagaggaggggggggggagggaagagagaggagggggggggggagggaagagagaggagggggggggggggagggaagagagaggaggggggggggggagggaagagagaggagggggggagggaagagagaggagggggggggggggagggaagagagaggagggggggagggaagagagaggagggggggggagggaagagagaggagggggggagggaagagagaggaggggggggagggaagagagaggagggggggagggaagagagaggaggggggggagggaagagagaggagggggggagggaagagagaggagggggggagggaagagagaggagggggggggagggaagagagaggaggggggggagggaagagagaggaggggggggagggaagagagaggaggggggggagggaagagagaggaggggggggagggaagagagaggaggggggggggagggaagagagaggagggggggagggaagagagaggagggggggagggaagagagaggagggggggagggaagagagaggaggggggggggagggaagagagaggaggggggggggagggaagagagaggaggggggagggaagagagaggaggggggggagggaagagagaggaggggggggagggaagagagaggagggggagagggaagagagaggagggggggagggaagagagaggaggaggggggggggggggaagagagaggaggggggggagaggagggggggaaagaggAGAGGAgcaagagagcgagagcaagagagcgagagagaaagagagagagagagagagtcatgtaactcgttagtgttacaaggtttcaggtgtgaatgggcagCAGGtgggttaaatttggtgttatcaatctcacactctctcatactggtcactggaagttcaacatggcacctcatggcaaagaactccggaggatctgaaaaaaagtatagttgctctacataaagatggcctaggctataagaagattgccaagaccctgaaactgagctgcagcatggtgggcaagaccatacagtagtTTCACAGAAAaggttccactaagaacaggccttgccatggtcgaccaa
This genomic window contains:
- the FBXO33 gene encoding F-box only protein 33 — protein: MALCGDVGASSLPSELIVHIFSFLPAPDRLRASAACSHWRECLFYPALWPELRLSLRVSLAERPRLEFLMKKCGWFVRELRIEFAAENYMAGSSSYMSPSSCSSSAAESVTSPNSSSSCCCATSSDTSAEVVGPEGFIGNETDAQHSSRWLDVLRTYLELVLCVLSSIRNNRNLQKLSLFGDISILQQNGTITNAYLNKVDPGGKKITQIQQLFEEILGNSRQLKWLSCGFMLEIVTPTSLSSLSNPIANTIEHLSLLDNHTPANTTLITAIELERFVSLRSLALDFCDFTAVMARVLANNNHVPLHRLSLLVHNTSLKNKTLENMPEDDDWKALTHNSANLRVYMMAFDVKSDDMLRILKPSIPLERIHFDSYITCVSGAVVDLISRQYDAFLTHFILMNDVNDMSGFPDLSDNRNEDPLVLLAWRCMRLSILAIHGKKIIILFFLLLFNQVISNTFKLGRNVPYIPVLCMLHLVQCKSILNHGRCLCKLWLHSAYANVSL